The Streptomyces capitiformicae genome contains the following window.
TGGTGTCGGTGACCGGCCTGCCTCCCGTCCTCACCCGCTCCTGGGAGATCGTCGACCAGGAGGGCCCGCTGGCCCCGGCCCGCGCCCTGCAACAGGGCAGTGCCGTATGGGTGCCGTTCACATCGGAGCAGGCGGATACAGCAGCCCGCAGCTGGCCCGGCACCGGCCTGATGGCTCTGCCGATGTTCAGCGGAGACCGCAGCATCGGCGCACTCACGGTCCTGATGGGCGACCGAGGCGAGCCGACCCCGGAGCATTGCAACTTCCTCCGGGCCGTGATCGCCTGGATCGAGGACCGCATGGTCCAGGCCCCGCCACCGACCCGGCCCTCGCAGACGGAGCCGAGCGGTGAGCGTCTGCGGCAGGCCCTCAAGGAGGTCAGCGTCGGCTCGTGGGACTGGAACATCCAGACCGGCGACCTGATCTGGGACGAGGCAGCCCTGGAGCTCTACGGCACCCGGCCTGCCGACTTCACGGGCAGGGTCGAGGACTGGATGCGGTGTGTCCACCCCGACGACCTCGCGCCGACGCTGGCACTGGTGGAGCGGGCGATCCGGGACCACGGCGTGTTCGAGGCCGAGTACCGGGTGCGCAAACTGGACGGTACGTGGGGCTGGACCCAGGCCCGCGCCAAGGCCACGTACGACGAGAACGGTGAACCGCAACGGATGATCGGCATGGGATGGGACAGCAACGAGTCCCGTTCCGCCCGTGACGCGCTCAGCCGGGCCCTGCGCCACATGAGTGACGGCTTCCTGGCGGTGGACGACGACTGGCGGATCACCTTCGCCAACCTGGAAACGGAACGCACGCTCGGCTTCTCCGAGGAGGAGATGTTCGGGCGCCTGCTGTGGGAGCTGCCCGCCGTCCGGCAGGTCCCCGGCCTGGAGAACCGCTGCCGCAAGGCCGCGGCCGAGGAGCGGTCCGCGGGCTTCGACGTCCACATGCCGGACACCGGGCGCCGCTACCACCTGCGGCTGGTCCCGGGGCCCGGCGGCCACACCATCTACTTCACCGACGTCACCGAGAAGCGGCGCCTGGAGGAGGAGAGCCGGGCGGCCGAGCGCTTCGCGTCCGAGCGGGCGGCCCGTATCGCGGAGCTGACCACGGCGCTCGCGACGGCGACGACCTCGCGGGACGTGGTGGACGCGGTTGCCCACCGGGTGCTGCCGCCGTTCGCCGCCACCGGGCTCATGATGCAGGTCATCGAGGGAGACAGGCTCCACAACGTCGGAGCCGTCGCCTACTCGGACGATTTCCTCGCCCTCGCCGACGGCCGCCCCCTCGCATCCGGCGACCCGGCCTGGGACGCGATCCGGGCCGGCGCGCCGCTCTTCATCACCTCTCCGCAGGAGTTCACCGCACGCTATCCCGAGCTGGCCGACCTGCCCGCTCGCGCCGACAAGAAGGCCTGGGCGTTCCTGCCCCTGACCGCTTCCGGGCGCACGTTCGGAATCTGCGCGGTCACCTTTGACCACCCGCGCCGCCTCAGCGACGAGGAACGCGCCCTGCTGACCACGATCAGCGCTCTCGTCGCACAGGCCCTGGAGCGGGCCCGGCTCTACGACGCCGAGCACACCCGGTCCCGCCAGCTCCAGCGGAGCCTGCTCCCCAGGGACCTGCCCGATCTGCGCGCGTGCGAGTCCGCCGCCCGCTATCTGCCCGCCGGCCGGGGCATGGACGTCGGCGGCGACTGGTACGACGTCATCCCGCTCTCCGGCTGCCAGGTCGCCCTGGTCGTCGGCGACGTCATGGGCCACGGACTGCCCGAGGCCGCCACCATGGGCCGCCTGCGCACCGCCGTCCACACTCTCGCCGACCTCGAACTGCCCCCCGACGAGATCATGACCCACCTCAACGACATCGTCGGCGGCATGAGCGAGGAGTCGTACGTCACGTGTTTGTACGCGCTCTACGACTCCACCACCCAGATCTGCAGCATCGCCCGAGCCGGACACCCACCACCCGCGCTGCTCCACCCCGACGGCACGGTTCACTTCTCGGACCAGGCCGCGGACCCGCCGCTGGGCGCCGCGGAGCCCCCCTTCGAGACGGTTGAGTTCCATGTTCCCGAGGGCAGCCTGCTCGTGTTCTACACGGACGGTCTGGTCGAGTCGGCGAAGCGTGAGATCGACCAGGGCATGACGGATCTGGCGCGGCTCCTGCACACGGCCCACCAGGACGGTACGAGCGCAGATCTGGAACGCCTGTGCGACGTGCTGACGGCCGGCCTGCTCCCCGCCGAGCAGCAGGCCGCCGACGACGCCGCGTTCCTCGTCGCCCGCCTCCACGCCCTGGCCGGCGACCAGGTCGCTTCCTGGTCCCTGCCCGACGACCCCCGGGCCGCCGGCCAGGCCCGCCGCCACGTCCGAGAGCAACTCTGCGCATGGGGCCTGGAGGACCTGACAGCCACCACGGAACTCCTGGCCAGCGAACTGGTGGGCAACGTGGTACGCCACGCCAAGGGACCGGCCCGCCTGCGTCTCCTCCAGGATGTCAACCTGATCTGCGAGGTCTTCGACGGCAGCCTCACGATGCCCCGCATCCGCCGTGCCACGGACACCGACGAGGGAGGCCGCGGGCTACAACTGATTACGGCACTCTCGCAACGCTGGGGCACGCGTTACACGAAGAAGGGAAAGTGCATCTGGACCGAACAGGTCCTGATCGGCCCGGACAGTCGGCAGGACCAGCTGTCCGATGCGCTGGACCTGATGTTCCTGAACACAGGAGGAATCGACGGAGCCCTGGACCTGTCCCCCTTCGAGGAGCACGGTCCATAGGTCGGCGATGCTAACGGCCTCTCACATGGACACGGTTGGCAGCCTCTTGAGCGGTGCGAGTGAAGGCGTGGATCAGAGGCGTGGTGTTGCTTTTGAGTCAGACCGGCGCCCAGTCGATGGGTGGGCGTCGGAGAAGGGGATGTAGGTGATGTCGGGGCGGCCGTAGAAGCGGGTGACCTGGGCGCCGACGATCATTCCCCCGAGTCCGTACTTCAACAGCGAGCACGCCAAGTACGCCCACGGCCAGCTGTTCGCCAGCGACGCGCTGCTGCTGGGCCGCGTGACGTACCAGGGCATGGCCTCAGCCTGGCCGCACATGGAGGACTCGGAGGGCGAGTTCGCCGTCCGCATGAACAGCCTGCCCAAGCACGTTGTGTCCACCACCGTGGAGCAGTCGGCATGGAACGCCACCGTTGTCCGCGGTGATCTGGCCACAGAGGTCGGCAAGCTCAAGGAGCACTACACCAAGGACATCCTCGTCTACGCCAGCGGCGAGCTGACCAACGTGCAGATCGCCCTCGGACTCGTCGACGAGCTCAAGCTGTGGGTACACCCGGTGGTCCTGGGCGAGGCAAGCGGCTGTTCCCTGCGGGCGCTCCGGCGACCACGTGGACGCCCGCGTCCACCACGGCCTTCCGCTCCGGCGGCGTAGTCCTGGACTACCGGCCGGTTGCATAGTCCCCGACGCCGGCCTGTGACCGGCGTCCGACACGGCGCGCAAGGCGCGCCAGACTGTCCCACGGGGAGAACCCTTGTCTGTCTACGGTCACATCCGGGAACATCTGCTGCCGCCTCGCGGACCACAACGCATGCTGGCCGCAGCCCAGTTCACCAACTCCGTCGGTGACGGCGCCTACTACGTCACCTCGGCCCTCTACTTCACCCACGTCGTCGAACTCGACCCGGCCCGGACAGGACTCGGCCTCACCCTGGCCTGGGCGGTCGGTTCCCTCGTCGGAGTACCGCTCGGCAGGATCGCGGACCAGCGGGGTCCGCGCGGCACCGCGGTACTGCTCGCCCTCACCACCGGTGCCACGGTCGCCTCCTTCCTGGTCGTACGGGGCTTCCTGCAGCCCTGTCGGCCGGCCGCTCGCCCTGGGGCTCCGCCGCCGTCCTGGTCGGCGCGGTCGTCCGGCTCGGCTGGGACGTCTCCGGCGTGGTCGAGGCGGTCGGCCCCGGAGTGACCACACTGGCACCGGGCAACGAGGTGTTCGGCCTGCCGCGCCACCCGCCTCCCGCGGGGACGTACGCCGAGTACGTGACGTCGCCCGCCCGGCACCTGGTCCGCAAGCCCGAGGCGCTGACCCATGTGCAGGCCGCGGCGCTGCCGCCGGCCGCGCGCAGTCACCCTGAGTAACGCATCATCGTTCGGCTGATCCGGAGCGCCCGTCGCAACCGCACATACCGGGATCCGCCACTCGGGCGTGGCCGACGACCAGCACGGTGCCAGGGCACGCGACGAAGGGATGTCCGGCATGGAACGGGCCCGGACGAACCGCGTCGTCCGGGCCCGCGGGCAGCGGCGAAGGCCGGCTCAGAACAGGCCCTTGTAGCCCTGCCAGCCGGTGGCGATCTTCGTGCGGCCGCCGAAGGAGCCCCTGCCGTCACCGCTGTTGCGCCACACGTCGCCGGAGCTGTCACGGGAGACGATGTCGGCCCTGCCGTCACCGGTGATGTCGCCCACGCCCACGACCACGTTGTACGACGAGCCCCAGTCGTTGAAGACCTTCACCCGGCTCTTGAACTGGCCCGTCGCCGTGCCGTCGTAGCGCCACAGCTCGTTCGACCTGTCCTGGGCCAGCAGATCGCCGTACCCGTCACCGTTCAGGTCACCGGCGCCCACGATCTTCTTGTAGCCCGTCCATCCGGAGGCGATCTTCACCCGCGCCGAGAGCTTCCCCGTGCTCGTCGCCTTGTAGAGGTAGATGTCCCCGGTCGAGGCGTGACGGGCGATCAGATCCGCTCGCCCGTCACCGCTGATGTCTCCCGGTGAGGTGAGCAGGTTGTACTGGTTCCAGCCTGTGCCCAGCGAGGTGTACGCGGTCGCTGGCGTCACCGCCGCACCGCACTGGGGCCGGTAGGCCCGCAGCGTGCCGCTGTCGAACCGTACGAGCACGTCGTTGCACCGGTCACCGCTCAGGTCGCCGAAGGACACGGCCTTCACCGTCGTCGGCCACCCGGAGCCCGTCTTCTTCCCGGTGAACGTTCCCTGCCCGGTCCCGTAGTGGTACGTCAGCCCGCCCGAGCTGTTCAGTGTCACCAGCTCGCCGAAGCCGTCCGACCCGACGAAGTCCCGCCACGCTGCCGCCGCGCCGGTGAGCTTCACGGTTCCCGTCCTCGTCAGTGCCGCGCCCTGTCCGTCCGCGGGGGTGACGGTCAGCGTCCAGGTGTACGAGCCGTTGGGCACGAGCCGGCCGGAGCTGTTCGTGCCGTTCCATGCCGGGGCCACCACACCGCGTGCCAGACCGCCGGAGAGGGTGCGGACGGCCGCACCGGCCTTGTTCCTGATCACGAGGTTCCAGGAGGCCGCGGGCTTGTTCAGCCACCACTTCGGACTCCACTGCGCGGTGCCGCCCTTGACGTCCGCCGAGGCGGCGACGGTGGCGTCGCGCTGCACGAGGGCGGAGACGGGGACGTCGCTGGAGGTCAGGCGAATGCTGTTGTCGGAGCGGAGCTGGGCGATCACGCCGGTGTACGGATCGACGTCCCAGGCGTTGCCCTCGAACTTCCCGGCGGTGTGCGACACGGGGGTCCCGTCGCGCACGTCGATGACCTTGAGCTGCCCGGCCTCGACGGTTGCGACGAAACCGTCGCCGAGCTGCGCCTGCTCCCAGCTGTCGCCCGACACGAGCGTCAGGTTCTGCTTGGTGACGGTGTCGTAGACGCCCTGCCCCTCGGAGTTGAGTACGCAGTTCCACAGCAGCCAGCGGCCGACCGCCTGGAAGTCGTTCAGCAGGCAACCGCGCCCGAACGACACCGAGTCGCCCTGCTGCCCCGTCAGCAGATCGACGGGGACCACGGTGCTGTTGCCGGACATCACCCACAGGGTGGTGCCCCATATCGCCCGCACGGTCTCCGTCGTCGTGTACACCGTGCGCCCGGAGTCGAGGTCGACGACCCGGGTCTCCGCCGTGCCGGTGCTGTCCCACGGCCTCATCAGGGCGGCGAAACGGCCGTTCGCGGCGGTCACGGTCTGGTAGCTGCGGGAGCTGTCGATCCGGGTGCCGGGCAGCGGCTGGGTGGCCCCGAGGAGCTGAGGCTGCTGGGCGACGCTCGTGCCGTAGCCCGAGACGACGGTCCGGCCGTCACCGGTGTCGTAGAGGCGTGGGCGGCCCTGCGAGTAGTTCTCCAGCGCGAACCGGCCGCGGGTGGTGCGTGCCCCCGCCGTGGGGGAGTCGGACACGCCGGTCTCACGGGTGTGGAGATACGTCCAGTCACCCACGGGGTCCAGCTCCACGGTGGTCAACCGCCCCTGAGCAAGGGTCAGTTGGGAGACCGAGTGAGCGGCCTGCCGGGGGTACGCGTCCGCGATCCGGCGCACGGTGACCCCGCCGCTCTCGGTTGCCTCGATGAGGGAGACGCCCCAGTGGTCCGTGTCGGCGCCGCCCGCGACCAGGAGCCCGCCGTCCGGAGTCGCCACGGCCTCGCGTGACGTCCTGGCCAGCAGAGTCCGCGGCGCGGAGCCGTCGAGGGGGACGGCCTCGACCCGCGAGACCGCGCGGCTGGTGTCGTAGCGGCCGAGGGAGGAGTCGTACCGGGACACGATGGCGGTGTCGCCGACCAGGCCCAGCACCTGCGAGATGTCCCCGACCGTCACGGTCCGCACGGCGGCGGACGGGTCCTGGCGGGAGGCGATGTGCAGGGTGCCGTCGTAGCACCACACCACGTGGGTGGGGCTGAGTGCGACCAGGTCGCCCGCCGTCAGCACGTTGTACGGCAGGTTGATGAAGCGCCCCAGCTCGATGTCGAGCCACCCGGTGACCGTGTCGTCGCCCTGGCGGTACCGCACGATCTGTCCGCGCGCGTCACCCAGCCCCTCGGCGGTCCATAGATAGACGCCGGGGGGCACGCCCTCCACCGTGCGGTCGGTGACGGAACCGTCCTCCTGGGCGTCCAGCAGATGCCACACGGCGTCGGTGCCCGGGGTTCCCGCCGTCGTGACGACCGTCGAGCCGAGCGTGCTGAAGTACGAGTGCCCGTCGGGCAGCGCGACCGTACTGACCTGGCCGGACGTCATGTTCCGCAGCGTCACGATCCGGGCGGAACGGTCGAAGAGGGCGACGACGTCCGAGCCCGCGCCGGCACTCGTGACGCCGTACGCGTCCGTGCCCGACGCGTCGACGACCGTGTCGACACCGTCGTACGACGTCCACAGCTGGCCACGACCCTCCTCGTACCGGAGGAACCCCGAAGGCCCCGCGCTCAGCAGGCCCGTGTGGGGAACCAGGGACGTGGTGGCCGGCACGACCACCTCCCCGGTGACCGTTCCAGCGTGCGCGCTGCCGACTGTCAGCGGGCCGAGGCCGACGGCAAGTGTGAAGGAAACGGCGGCGGCGGTGGCGCCTCGTACGAGCGCACGTCTGCCCATGCAGGACCTCTCCGAAGACGGTGGGCGAAGGTGTGGAAAGGCTTGCGCGTGCGCCGTTGAGCCGCAGGTCATGAACCCGCGGCATATGACGTTCTGGCATCCCCCCAGGTGAGTGGCCGGATCTTAGCAGCCGCCCTGTGCATGATCGATGGGGCGTGGAGCAGCTGGTGGGGGATCCGAACGCTCACCGGCCCGCTGGGCCCTGACCATGCATGGGCCTGTATTCGGCATACCGCAGTGATGTGCATCACCTCTGGGGCACACCTCTGGGGCACGCCTCTGGGGCACGGGGGCCACCAGCGGTCCAGCTTTGCCGTCGAGGATGCCGAGCGCTTGCACCGGGCGGAGAAGCACAGCCGGTGATCTACTTGCTCGACACCTCCGGCCTGGTCCACGACGTCACCTGAGGTGCTTTTCGCGCTGAGCGGCGACCAGACCCTCCCCCCACTCTCAACTTCGTTCGAGCGGGGGGGACCCCCATCACCGGCCTGGCCCGCAGCGCCCACTACCGCTGGATGACGTCCTCGGCGGGTGGATCGACGAGGGACGCGCCTTCGCCGAGAGCTTGCCACTCAAGTAGTCGACTGCCCGTGCTGGCCCCGAAACCGGGGTCAGCGCGTTGTCTTACGGACTCGTTCGCCGGAGGGCCGGGACTTCTCACGGCCTGGGCCCGGGCCCGCTGTGCGAACCCAGGCCCAGCAGTGTTGCGGGCGTACCAGGTACGGGTGCAGGTCTCGTCCGACCCCTTGCCGACCTGGCCGAAGTCGTCGACCGTGACAGGCATGCCGTAGCTGTCGAAGGTCGTGCTGGTCTGGCGCTCGCGCCAGGTCCGGGACGCCGTCAGGTACGTGTAACTGTGCACCTTCTCGGTGCGGACGAAGCGGGCGACGTGGTCGCCGGCGCCGGGCGGGCTCTGCCGGGCCGTCTCCTGCGACCAGGGGTCGTTCACCGTCGCCGAGATCGCCGTGGAGCCGTCGTAGGTGACCTGCTCGCGCAACTGGCCCGAGTACTCGTCCTTGTCGGTGATCGACGCCGCGCCGAGGGCGGGTGAGGAAAACGGGGCGACCGTGACGGACTTCGTGGT
Protein-coding sequences here:
- a CDS encoding SpoIIE family protein phosphatase; the protein is MSARLALLSKSDPGLAESDVFRLALQHAVAELDALGGTIHLRGPMSALRLVSVTGLPPVLTRSWEIVDQEGPLAPARALQQGSAVWVPFTSEQADTAARSWPGTGLMALPMFSGDRSIGALTVLMGDRGEPTPEHCNFLRAVIAWIEDRMVQAPPPTRPSQTEPSGERLRQALKEVSVGSWDWNIQTGDLIWDEAALELYGTRPADFTGRVEDWMRCVHPDDLAPTLALVERAIRDHGVFEAEYRVRKLDGTWGWTQARAKATYDENGEPQRMIGMGWDSNESRSARDALSRALRHMSDGFLAVDDDWRITFANLETERTLGFSEEEMFGRLLWELPAVRQVPGLENRCRKAAAEERSAGFDVHMPDTGRRYHLRLVPGPGGHTIYFTDVTEKRRLEEESRAAERFASERAARIAELTTALATATTSRDVVDAVAHRVLPPFAATGLMMQVIEGDRLHNVGAVAYSDDFLALADGRPLASGDPAWDAIRAGAPLFITSPQEFTARYPELADLPARADKKAWAFLPLTASGRTFGICAVTFDHPRRLSDEERALLTTISALVAQALERARLYDAEHTRSRQLQRSLLPRDLPDLRACESAARYLPAGRGMDVGGDWYDVIPLSGCQVALVVGDVMGHGLPEAATMGRLRTAVHTLADLELPPDEIMTHLNDIVGGMSEESYVTCLYALYDSTTQICSIARAGHPPPALLHPDGTVHFSDQAADPPLGAAEPPFETVEFHVPEGSLLVFYTDGLVESAKREIDQGMTDLARLLHTAHQDGTSADLERLCDVLTAGLLPAEQQAADDAAFLVARLHALAGDQVASWSLPDDPRAAGQARRHVREQLCAWGLEDLTATTELLASELVGNVVRHAKGPARLRLLQDVNLICEVFDGSLTMPRIRRATDTDEGGRGLQLITALSQRWGTRYTKKGKCIWTEQVLIGPDSRQDQLSDALDLMFLNTGGIDGALDLSPFEEHGP
- a CDS encoding dihydrofolate reductase family protein; translation: MTWAPTIIPPSPYFNSEHAKYAHGQLFASDALLLGRVTYQGMASAWPHMEDSEGEFAVRMNSLPKHVVSTTVEQSAWNATVVRGDLATEVGKLKEHYTKDILVYASGELTNVQIALGLVDELKLWVHPVVLGEASGCSLRALRRPRGRPRPPRPSAPAA
- a CDS encoding FG-GAP-like repeat-containing protein — translated: MGRRALVRGATAAAVSFTLAVGLGPLTVGSAHAGTVTGEVVVPATTSLVPHTGLLSAGPSGFLRYEEGRGQLWTSYDGVDTVVDASGTDAYGVTSAGAGSDVVALFDRSARIVTLRNMTSGQVSTVALPDGHSYFSTLGSTVVTTAGTPGTDAVWHLLDAQEDGSVTDRTVEGVPPGVYLWTAEGLGDARGQIVRYRQGDDTVTGWLDIELGRFINLPYNVLTAGDLVALSPTHVVWCYDGTLHIASRQDPSAAVRTVTVGDISQVLGLVGDTAIVSRYDSSLGRYDTSRAVSRVEAVPLDGSAPRTLLARTSREAVATPDGGLLVAGGADTDHWGVSLIEATESGGVTVRRIADAYPRQAAHSVSQLTLAQGRLTTVELDPVGDWTYLHTRETGVSDSPTAGARTTRGRFALENYSQGRPRLYDTGDGRTVVSGYGTSVAQQPQLLGATQPLPGTRIDSSRSYQTVTAANGRFAALMRPWDSTGTAETRVVDLDSGRTVYTTTETVRAIWGTTLWVMSGNSTVVPVDLLTGQQGDSVSFGRGCLLNDFQAVGRWLLWNCVLNSEGQGVYDTVTKQNLTLVSGDSWEQAQLGDGFVATVEAGQLKVIDVRDGTPVSHTAGKFEGNAWDVDPYTGVIAQLRSDNSIRLTSSDVPVSALVQRDATVAASADVKGGTAQWSPKWWLNKPAASWNLVIRNKAGAAVRTLSGGLARGVVAPAWNGTNSSGRLVPNGSYTWTLTVTPADGQGAALTRTGTVKLTGAAAAWRDFVGSDGFGELVTLNSSGGLTYHYGTGQGTFTGKKTGSGWPTTVKAVSFGDLSGDRCNDVLVRFDSGTLRAYRPQCGAAVTPATAYTSLGTGWNQYNLLTSPGDISGDGRADLIARHASTGDIYLYKATSTGKLSARVKIASGWTGYKKIVGAGDLNGDGYGDLLAQDRSNELWRYDGTATGQFKSRVKVFNDWGSSYNVVVGVGDITGDGRADIVSRDSSGDVWRNSGDGRGSFGGRTKIATGWQGYKGLF